A genome region from Crossiella equi includes the following:
- a CDS encoding nSTAND1 domain-containing NTPase encodes MPRAENELVRDGSALVDFAADLRLLRTKAGTPSYREMGRVAHYSATTLSEAANGRRLPSREVTLAFVRACEGDEAEWERRWQAVTTELHGRSAVAEPAEAPAGAPYVGLRAFGSADAHLFFGRERLVAEVLGRLARRRLVLLFGASGSGKSSVLRAGVVPELTSAGRTVVLFTPGRHPVERASVRLAAALGLAPGAVAEEWRRDDRGLHRLVSQLAGEDGPSVVLVVDQFEEVFTLCADEDERTRFLNALTTAAGLPDSRCRVVLGMRSDFFAHCSAFPELLAAMPEGQVVAGPMSADELRRAVVEPARQARCSVENPLVADLIAQAHGRPGVLPLLSHVLLQVWRRRSGNRLTVGAYQAAGGLDGALSRTAEDVFTGLDPVQRRAARALFGRLVALGEGTEDTKRRLEVAELGADPDLAVVLEAFTDARLLARDRHGVEITHEALIRAWPRLHGWLHEDREGLRLHRQLTDAAEEWEGLGRDAGALYRGTRLALAQELAGREDVALTAREEQFLQASRSAEIRSGRRLRRLVALLSVVSLLAVATTVFAVWSERAVTEQRNTTRAQVVAGQAVALQPTNPDLAVQLGLAAYRLAPSPQTRDGLLGTLSLAAVSHASEIIAVALSPDGRTMATGSDDHTVRLWDIADRRHPVHTATLGGHTEAVFSVVFSPDGRTLASTGYDRTVRLWDVSAPDRPLLSVLTGHAEAIASLSFNPDGRTLVTAGHDRTARLWDVTDPRHPTQLAVLSGYAESVYEVVFTPDGRTLAVAGDEAYIQLWDVADPRHPAKLATLTGHDQGVHSLAFSPDGRTLASASDDRTIRLWQVTTRDRPTPLTTLTGHTDGVYAVAFSPDGRTLASGSDDRTVRLWDVTDPPRASPRVTLFTHTDAVEVVAFSPDGQTLVTGSWDSTARLLDTDVERSMGQACGHVRTRISAAEWERYFPGLAYEPPCPG; translated from the coding sequence GTGCCCCGTGCCGAGAACGAGCTGGTCCGCGACGGCTCGGCGCTGGTCGACTTCGCCGCCGACCTGCGCCTGCTGCGCACCAAGGCGGGTACGCCGTCCTACCGCGAGATGGGCCGGGTCGCCCACTACTCGGCGACCACGCTGTCCGAGGCGGCCAACGGGCGGCGGCTGCCCAGCCGGGAGGTCACGCTCGCCTTCGTCCGCGCCTGCGAGGGCGACGAGGCCGAGTGGGAGCGGCGGTGGCAGGCCGTCACGACCGAGCTGCACGGGCGCTCCGCCGTCGCCGAGCCCGCCGAGGCACCCGCCGGTGCGCCCTACGTCGGGCTGCGCGCCTTCGGCTCGGCGGACGCGCACCTGTTCTTCGGCCGCGAACGGCTGGTCGCCGAGGTGCTCGGCAGACTGGCGCGCCGGCGGCTGGTCCTGCTCTTCGGCGCGTCCGGCTCCGGCAAGTCCTCGGTGCTGCGCGCGGGGGTGGTGCCGGAGCTGACCTCGGCCGGGCGCACCGTCGTGCTGTTCACCCCCGGACGGCACCCGGTCGAGCGCGCCTCGGTGCGGCTGGCGGCGGCGCTGGGCCTGGCCCCCGGCGCGGTGGCCGAGGAGTGGCGGCGCGACGACCGCGGGCTGCACCGCCTGGTCTCCCAGCTGGCGGGCGAGGACGGGCCCTCAGTGGTGCTGGTGGTCGACCAGTTCGAGGAGGTCTTCACCCTGTGCGCCGACGAGGACGAGCGCACCCGGTTCCTCAACGCGCTGACCACCGCGGCCGGGCTGCCGGACAGCCGCTGCCGCGTGGTGCTGGGCATGCGCTCGGACTTCTTCGCGCACTGCTCGGCCTTCCCGGAGCTGCTGGCCGCGATGCCCGAGGGCCAGGTGGTGGCCGGTCCGATGAGCGCCGACGAGCTGCGCCGGGCCGTGGTCGAGCCCGCGCGGCAGGCGCGGTGCTCGGTGGAGAACCCGCTGGTCGCGGACCTCATCGCGCAGGCGCACGGGCGGCCGGGGGTGCTGCCGCTGCTCTCGCACGTGCTGCTGCAGGTGTGGCGGCGGCGCAGCGGCAACCGGCTCACCGTCGGCGCCTACCAGGCCGCGGGCGGGCTGGACGGCGCGCTCAGCCGTACCGCCGAGGACGTGTTCACCGGGCTGGACCCGGTGCAGCGGCGGGCGGCCCGGGCGCTGTTCGGCAGGCTGGTCGCCCTCGGTGAGGGCACCGAGGACACCAAGCGCAGGCTGGAGGTCGCCGAGCTCGGCGCGGACCCGGACCTGGCCGTGGTGCTGGAGGCGTTCACCGACGCGCGGCTGCTGGCCCGGGACCGGCACGGCGTGGAGATCACGCACGAGGCGCTGATCCGGGCCTGGCCGAGGCTGCACGGCTGGCTGCACGAGGACCGCGAGGGCCTGCGCCTGCACCGCCAGCTCACCGACGCCGCCGAGGAGTGGGAGGGGCTGGGCCGGGACGCGGGCGCGCTGTACCGGGGCACCCGGCTGGCCCTGGCCCAGGAGCTGGCGGGCCGGGAGGACGTGGCGCTGACCGCACGGGAAGAGCAGTTCCTGCAGGCCAGCCGGTCCGCCGAGATCCGCAGCGGGCGTCGGCTGCGCAGGCTGGTCGCGCTGCTCAGCGTGGTGTCGCTGCTCGCGGTGGCCACCACCGTGTTCGCGGTGTGGTCCGAGCGCGCGGTCACCGAACAGCGCAACACCACCCGGGCGCAGGTCGTGGCCGGGCAGGCCGTCGCGTTGCAGCCGACCAACCCGGACCTGGCGGTGCAGCTCGGCCTGGCCGCCTACCGGCTCGCCCCGTCCCCGCAGACCCGGGACGGGCTGCTGGGCACACTGTCGCTGGCCGCGGTCAGCCACGCCAGCGAGATCATCGCGGTCGCGCTCAGCCCGGACGGCCGGACCATGGCCACCGGCAGCGACGACCACACCGTCCGGCTGTGGGACATCGCCGACCGCCGCCACCCGGTGCACACCGCCACCCTGGGCGGGCACACCGAGGCGGTGTTCTCGGTGGTGTTCAGCCCGGACGGCCGCACCCTGGCGAGCACGGGCTACGACCGCACGGTCCGGCTGTGGGACGTCAGCGCCCCGGACCGCCCGCTGCTGTCGGTGCTCACCGGCCACGCCGAGGCGATCGCCTCGCTCTCCTTCAACCCGGACGGCCGGACCCTGGTCACCGCGGGCCACGACCGCACGGCGAGGCTGTGGGACGTCACCGACCCGCGCCACCCGACCCAGCTGGCCGTGCTGTCGGGCTACGCCGAGTCGGTCTACGAGGTCGTCTTCACCCCGGACGGCCGCACCCTGGCCGTGGCGGGCGACGAGGCCTACATCCAGCTGTGGGACGTCGCCGACCCGCGCCACCCGGCGAAGCTGGCCACCCTCACCGGCCACGACCAGGGCGTGCACTCCCTGGCCTTCAGCCCGGACGGCCGCACCCTGGCCTCGGCCAGCGACGACCGCACGATCCGCCTGTGGCAGGTCACCACCCGGGACCGCCCGACCCCGCTGACCACCCTCACCGGCCACACCGACGGCGTGTACGCGGTGGCCTTCAGCCCCGACGGCCGCACCCTGGCCTCCGGCAGCGACGACCGCACGGTCCGCCTGTGGGACGTCACCGACCCACCCCGCGCGAGCCCCCGGGTCACCCTGTTCACCCACACCGACGCGGTGGAGGTGGTGGCCTTCAGCCCGGACGGCCAGACCCTGGTCACCGGCAGCTGGGACAGCACCGCCCGGCTGCTGGACACCGACGTCGAGCGCAGCATGGGGCAGGCGTGCGGGCACGTGCGGACCCGGATCAGCGCCGCCGAGTGGGAGCGGTACTTCCCGGGCCTGGCCTACGAACCACCCTGCCCGGGTTGA
- a CDS encoding TetR/AcrR family transcriptional regulator — MTEDELGERLLTAAGELLDSSGIEAVTIRETARRCGVSHGAPRRHFPSRTALLGHLAKRLAESLHAELDGTDGTPAGFARAYVDFAAARPHAFDLLLRHDLLEASGADLRATTAPLVTRWCAAWQARHPGAGREDALARLLGVHGIASFVAHQSHRALGLDPVALLAVVLRRS, encoded by the coding sequence ATGACCGAGGACGAGCTGGGGGAACGGCTGCTCACGGCGGCCGGGGAGCTGCTGGACAGCAGCGGGATCGAGGCGGTGACCATCCGGGAGACCGCGCGGCGGTGCGGGGTCTCGCACGGGGCGCCGCGCCGCCACTTCCCGTCCCGCACCGCGCTGCTGGGTCACCTGGCCAAACGCCTGGCCGAGTCGCTGCACGCGGAGCTGGACGGCACCGACGGCACCCCGGCCGGGTTCGCCCGCGCCTACGTCGACTTCGCCGCCGCCCGCCCGCACGCCTTCGACCTGCTGCTGCGGCACGACCTGCTGGAGGCCTCCGGCGCGGACCTGCGCGCCACCACCGCGCCGCTGGTGACCCGCTGGTGCGCGGCCTGGCAGGCGCGGCACCCCGGGGCCGGCCGGGAGGACGCCCTGGCCCGGCTGCTCGGCGTGCACGGCATCGCCTCGTTCGTCGCGCACCAGAGCCACCGGGCCCTGGGGCTGGACCCGGTGGCTCTGCTGGCGGTGGTGCTGCGCCGGAGCTAG
- a CDS encoding VOC family protein: MTDTQAVPSGDLGVRLMTANHVGIAVRDLDRAVAFYRALTGQEPFVQERMQGIEPMYGPKVEDQVAHVHGGAKLRYATVRLANINIDIIQFEEPEMGTAVAGPTDQGSMHLCFEVEDLDAVYERLTAAGIKFDAPPYTFREENGSPNAVGTRVAYFSDPDGVNLELITPAGSFVRGE, translated from the coding sequence ATGACTGACACCCAGGCCGTGCCCAGCGGGGATCTCGGCGTGCGGCTGATGACCGCGAACCACGTGGGCATCGCCGTGCGGGATCTCGACCGGGCCGTCGCGTTCTACCGGGCCCTGACCGGGCAGGAGCCGTTCGTGCAGGAGCGCATGCAGGGCATCGAGCCCATGTACGGGCCCAAGGTCGAGGACCAGGTCGCGCACGTGCACGGCGGGGCCAAGCTGCGGTACGCCACCGTGCGGCTGGCCAACATCAACATCGACATCATCCAGTTCGAGGAGCCCGAGATGGGCACCGCCGTGGCCGGGCCCACCGACCAGGGGTCGATGCACCTGTGCTTCGAGGTCGAGGACCTGGACGCCGTGTACGAGCGGCTGACCGCCGCGGGCATCAAGTTCGACGCCCCGCCCTACACCTTCCGCGAGGAGAACGGCTCCCCCAACGCCGTGGGCACCCGCGTCGCGTACTTCTCCGACCCCGACGGGGTCAACCTGGAACTGATCACCCCCGCGGGCTCCTTCGTCCGCGGCGAATGA
- a CDS encoding VC0807 family protein: protein MTRFSIALDLGLSPAVYYTARLLGFDDLTCLLLGTAAVAARAGWVWLRRGPDLVLALVLSTNAVSLAAALWVGDARLVLLRDPLTSTLVGLVFLASCLLRRPALYYLSRRLRLRPGDPAEAGRLADVDFRRPFVLVTSVWAVALLAEAVVRGVLVFELPVPVVAGLSQVVEIAVLAPVVVWTVWFRKRARAEAQPAVTAQTTAA from the coding sequence ATGACGCGCTTCTCGATCGCCCTGGACCTCGGCCTGTCCCCCGCCGTCTACTACACGGCCCGGCTGCTCGGCTTCGACGACCTGACCTGCCTGCTCCTGGGCACGGCGGCGGTGGCCGCGCGGGCGGGGTGGGTGTGGCTGCGGCGCGGCCCGGACCTGGTGCTGGCGCTGGTGTTGTCGACCAACGCGGTCAGCCTGGCCGCCGCGCTGTGGGTCGGGGACGCCCGCCTGGTCCTGCTGCGCGACCCGCTCACCTCGACGCTGGTCGGCCTGGTGTTCCTGGCCAGCTGCCTGTTGCGGCGGCCCGCGCTGTACTACCTGTCCCGGCGGCTGCGGCTGCGGCCCGGGGACCCGGCGGAGGCGGGGCGGCTGGCCGACGTGGACTTCCGGCGACCGTTCGTGCTGGTCACCTCGGTGTGGGCGGTGGCGCTGCTGGCCGAGGCGGTGGTGCGCGGGGTGCTGGTGTTCGAGCTCCCGGTGCCGGTGGTGGCCGGGCTCAGCCAGGTGGTGGAGATCGCCGTGCTGGCACCGGTGGTGGTCTGGACGGTGTGGTTCCGCAAGCGGGCCCGAGCCGAGGCCCAGCCCGCGGTCACCGCCCAGACCACCGCCGCCTAG
- a CDS encoding EamA family transporter → MIALGLLVVAALCHAGWNLLIKSAPGQGPEFVWLYSVIALPGALGLLGWSLAEGTALPSLWPGLVSMLLHTGYALVLQSAYRVGEFSVVYPVSRGTPPALVTLATIPWTGWPRPLAWCGLALVLGGVLAVEWVDRRPGAARGVWLGLGVAACGCAYTLWDAYAITALGVHVLPYLAVGNLGQVLLLTVFVRARGTALRPVLAHWRRALPVALLIPAGYGLVLVALALEPVAAVATGRTLNVVLGVLLGALVLRERITPSRLAGLAAVVAGVLLVSA, encoded by the coding sequence GTGATCGCTCTGGGGTTGCTCGTGGTGGCCGCGCTGTGCCACGCCGGATGGAATCTGCTGATCAAGTCCGCGCCGGGACAGGGACCGGAGTTCGTCTGGCTGTACTCGGTGATCGCGTTGCCAGGCGCGTTGGGCCTGCTGGGCTGGAGCCTGGCGGAGGGCACCGCGCTGCCGTCGCTGTGGCCGGGGCTGGTGAGCATGCTGCTGCACACCGGCTACGCCCTGGTGTTGCAGAGCGCCTACCGCGTGGGCGAGTTCTCCGTGGTCTACCCGGTCAGCCGGGGCACCCCGCCCGCCCTGGTCACCCTGGCCACGATCCCGTGGACGGGCTGGCCGCGCCCGCTGGCCTGGTGCGGGCTGGCTCTGGTGCTGGGCGGGGTGCTCGCGGTGGAGTGGGTGGACCGGCGGCCGGGGGCGGCGCGCGGGGTGTGGCTCGGGCTGGGCGTGGCCGCCTGCGGCTGCGCGTACACCCTCTGGGACGCCTACGCGATCACCGCGCTGGGTGTGCACGTGCTGCCGTACCTGGCGGTCGGCAACCTCGGCCAGGTCCTGCTGCTGACGGTGTTCGTACGGGCCCGCGGCACGGCGTTGCGGCCGGTGCTGGCGCACTGGCGGCGGGCGCTGCCGGTCGCGCTGCTCATCCCGGCCGGCTACGGCCTGGTGCTGGTGGCGCTGGCGCTGGAACCGGTGGCCGCGGTGGCCACCGGCCGCACGCTCAACGTGGTGCTCGGGGTACTGCTCGGCGCGCTGGTGCTGCGCGAGCGGATCACCCCGTCCCGGCTGGCCGGACTGGCCGCCGTGGTGGCCGGGGTGCTCCTGGTCTCGGCCTGA
- a CDS encoding acyltransferase family protein: MSHSHHAPPRHEDYLAQKRFPALDGVRALAALMVVLFHSQGPEILQGWLGVQVFFVLSGFLITTLLLREYDRDGRISLANFYRRRAFRILPMYFVVLLLTAAGLLVVGQFASNPLGRDFGLYFVFFTEFGHGGPYGQAWSLGIEQKFYLLWPLLAFVLFPRRRPLVTAALMALALAVIPFTVASDPKGWSVHYFTVLMGCLLAMALHHRRGFAVLRHLMRPWVAGGVCLAFIGVHLSVSTMSDLLDKAVFDIPGFVAVVPVYALAATLLLAAVLGRGLPRRLLSGRLMSYLGDRSYSIYLVHMIAIGAVKVLIPGASGLLLAIPTVLVSIGIADLCFRWIERPLIQLGRRREARAVAAVSS, encoded by the coding sequence ATGAGCCATTCCCACCACGCGCCGCCGCGCCACGAGGACTACCTGGCCCAGAAGCGGTTCCCGGCCCTGGACGGCGTGCGCGCGCTCGCCGCGCTGATGGTCGTGCTGTTCCACAGCCAGGGCCCGGAGATCCTCCAGGGCTGGCTGGGCGTTCAGGTCTTCTTCGTGCTCTCCGGGTTCCTGATCACCACGCTGCTGCTGCGCGAGTACGACCGCGACGGGCGGATCAGCCTGGCCAACTTCTACCGGCGCCGCGCCTTCCGCATCCTGCCCATGTACTTCGTGGTGCTCCTGCTCACCGCCGCGGGCCTGCTCGTCGTCGGGCAGTTCGCGAGCAACCCGCTCGGCCGCGACTTCGGGCTGTACTTCGTCTTCTTCACCGAGTTCGGGCACGGCGGCCCGTACGGGCAGGCCTGGTCACTGGGCATCGAGCAGAAGTTCTACCTGCTGTGGCCGCTGCTGGCGTTCGTGCTGTTCCCACGCAGGCGCCCGCTGGTCACCGCCGCGCTGATGGCGCTCGCGCTGGCCGTCATCCCGTTCACCGTGGCCAGCGACCCCAAGGGCTGGTCGGTGCACTACTTCACCGTGCTCATGGGCTGCCTGCTGGCGATGGCCCTGCACCACCGGCGCGGGTTCGCCGTGCTGCGGCACCTGATGCGGCCGTGGGTGGCGGGCGGGGTGTGCCTGGCGTTCATCGGGGTGCACCTGTCCGTCTCGACGATGTCGGACCTGCTGGACAAGGCCGTGTTCGACATCCCGGGCTTCGTCGCGGTGGTCCCGGTCTACGCCCTGGCCGCCACCCTGCTGCTGGCCGCGGTGCTGGGCCGGGGCCTGCCGCGGCGCCTGCTGTCCGGCCGCCTCATGTCCTACCTGGGCGACCGCTCGTACTCCATCTACCTGGTGCACATGATCGCGATCGGCGCGGTGAAGGTGCTCATCCCGGGCGCCTCCGGCCTGCTGCTGGCCATCCCCACGGTCCTGGTCTCGATCGGCATCGCGGACCTGTGCTTCCGCTGGATCGAACGACCGCTGATCCAGCTGGGCCGTCGCCGCGAGGCCCGGGCGGTCGCGGCCGTGTCGTCCTAG
- a CDS encoding glycosyltransferase 87 family protein, which yields MNDIEQSTVHTPAQRRWRLARRVVGPLWWVALACLLLLVASRSLLDLEVYRNGGLAWLRGIPLYVDFPGPLPGPRLPFTYPPLAAVLFTALAGIPLWLANAVVTAAGFVALTAVCVLVAGRLAQDKDVAWTVGLGASVAAIFLEPVLDTLHFGQVNLLLMGLVVIDCLAVRNPRWRGVLVGLAAAIKLTPAVFVLYFLLRRDWRAAVTAVVSFIGFGALGFALAAKESAEYWFHALTDPSRIGGLPYAANQSLRGVLERVNPGKDVVPLLWLGLTAAVMALAVVVALRAREDVVALLAIAAGGLLASPVSWSHHWVWCAPAFLVIAVRLRQWWQWGLFAAVVVVFCVKPFKMMPNENDRELLWTFWQHIPGDVYVWLTVGALLVLAVRRRSIA from the coding sequence GTGAACGACATCGAGCAGTCCACTGTGCACACACCGGCCCAGCGGCGCTGGCGCCTGGCCCGGCGGGTGGTGGGTCCACTGTGGTGGGTCGCGCTCGCCTGCCTGCTGCTGCTGGTCGCCAGCAGGAGCCTCCTCGACCTGGAGGTCTACCGCAACGGCGGGCTGGCCTGGCTGCGCGGCATCCCCCTGTACGTGGACTTCCCCGGCCCGCTGCCCGGCCCGAGGCTGCCGTTCACCTACCCGCCGCTGGCCGCGGTCCTGTTCACCGCGCTCGCCGGGATCCCGCTGTGGCTGGCCAACGCGGTGGTCACCGCGGCGGGCTTCGTGGCGCTGACCGCGGTGTGCGTGCTGGTGGCCGGACGGCTGGCCCAGGACAAGGACGTGGCCTGGACGGTCGGCCTCGGCGCCTCGGTCGCCGCGATCTTCCTGGAGCCGGTGCTGGACACCCTCCACTTCGGACAGGTCAACCTGCTGCTGATGGGCCTGGTGGTCATCGACTGCCTGGCCGTGCGCAACCCGCGCTGGCGCGGCGTGCTGGTCGGCCTGGCCGCCGCGATCAAGCTGACCCCCGCGGTGTTCGTGCTGTACTTCCTGCTGCGCCGCGACTGGCGGGCCGCGGTGACCGCGGTGGTCTCCTTCATCGGCTTCGGCGCCCTCGGTTTCGCCCTCGCCGCCAAGGAGTCGGCGGAGTACTGGTTCCACGCGCTGACCGACCCGAGCCGCATCGGCGGGCTGCCCTACGCCGCCAACCAGTCGCTGCGCGGCGTGCTGGAACGTGTGAACCCGGGCAAGGACGTGGTCCCGCTGCTGTGGCTGGGCCTGACCGCGGCCGTCATGGCACTGGCCGTGGTGGTCGCGCTGCGCGCCCGCGAGGACGTGGTGGCCCTGCTGGCGATCGCCGCGGGCGGTCTGCTGGCCTCGCCGGTGTCCTGGTCGCACCACTGGGTGTGGTGCGCGCCCGCGTTCCTGGTGATCGCCGTGCGGCTGCGCCAGTGGTGGCAGTGGGGGCTGTTCGCCGCGGTGGTCGTGGTGTTCTGCGTCAAGCCGTTCAAGATGATGCCGAACGAGAACGACCGCGAGCTGCTGTGGACCTTCTGGCAGCACATCCCGGGTGACGTCTACGTCTGGCTCACCGTCGGCGCGCTGCTCGTGCTGGCGGTGCGGCGCAGGAGCATCGCCTAG
- a CDS encoding SDR family NAD(P)-dependent oxidoreductase, translating into MTAVITGAASGIGLALAEALHARGTGLVLADVNAPDLSEVAGRLGATAVPTDVTDPQALVALADEAPGARLVCLNAGILGQDLGAPWEVSAEDWDRVFAVNVAGVVNGLRAFVPRLLASGEPAHLLITASLAGAATFPYGGAYGPSKHAVTSLATATAQALADTPVGVTMLCPALVATKMSPEGVPPEEIAAAALRAVDEGRFAVVPEDWQETVVRQRRQLVRGELPEVPPF; encoded by the coding sequence GTGACCGCTGTCATCACCGGCGCGGCGAGCGGTATCGGGCTCGCCCTGGCCGAGGCCCTGCACGCCAGGGGAACCGGCCTGGTGCTCGCCGACGTCAACGCGCCCGACCTGTCCGAGGTGGCCGGACGACTCGGCGCCACCGCCGTGCCCACCGACGTCACCGATCCCCAGGCGCTGGTGGCGCTCGCCGACGAGGCCCCGGGCGCGCGCCTGGTGTGCCTCAACGCGGGCATCCTCGGCCAGGACCTCGGTGCGCCGTGGGAGGTCTCGGCGGAGGACTGGGACCGGGTGTTCGCGGTCAACGTCGCCGGGGTGGTCAACGGCCTGCGCGCGTTCGTACCCCGGCTGCTGGCCTCGGGCGAGCCCGCGCACCTGCTGATCACCGCCTCCCTGGCGGGCGCGGCGACCTTCCCCTACGGCGGCGCGTACGGGCCGTCCAAGCACGCGGTCACCTCGCTGGCCACCGCCACCGCGCAGGCCCTGGCCGACACCCCGGTCGGTGTCACCATGCTCTGCCCGGCCCTGGTGGCCACGAAGATGTCCCCGGAGGGCGTGCCGCCGGAGGAGATCGCGGCGGCCGCGCTGCGGGCGGTCGACGAGGGCCGGTTCGCGGTGGTGCCCGAGGACTGGCAGGAGACCGTGGTGCGCCAGCGGCGGCAGCTGGTGCGCGGCGAGCTGCCCGAGGTACCGCCGTTCTGA
- a CDS encoding nitronate monooxygenase: MDNPLAGLGLTTPLLAAPMAGGPTTPALVGAAARAGGLGFLAAGYLAPEAFAAQLALTRAQTSLFGVNLFAPNPVAVDPAAYTAYRDRLRADAERFGAELPETPVEDDDWWRDKVDLLLADPVPVVSFTFGLPDAAALAGLRRAGSLLVQTVTSAEEGLHAVEAGVDAIIVQAAAAGGHSATFTPGRPLPVKPLPELLTEVNHAVGLPKIAAGGVVRPEQVRELLTCCARAVLVGTALLLTPEAGTSAAHRAALSEVDRGDTVLTRAFTGRPARALRNGFLDAHDAAAPLGYPALHHLTRPIRRAGEVEHVNLWAGTGYREVQAKPAAEVLAGLAAHL; this comes from the coding sequence ATGGACAACCCGCTGGCCGGGCTCGGCCTCACCACCCCGCTGCTCGCCGCCCCCATGGCGGGTGGGCCCACCACCCCGGCGCTGGTCGGCGCCGCGGCCCGGGCGGGCGGGCTCGGCTTCCTTGCCGCCGGGTACCTCGCACCCGAGGCCTTCGCCGCGCAGCTCGCCCTGACCCGGGCGCAGACCTCGCTGTTCGGGGTCAACCTGTTCGCGCCCAACCCGGTGGCCGTCGACCCGGCCGCCTACACCGCCTACCGGGACCGGCTGCGGGCCGACGCCGAGCGGTTCGGGGCGGAGCTGCCGGAGACACCGGTGGAGGACGACGACTGGTGGCGGGACAAGGTCGACCTGCTGCTGGCCGACCCGGTGCCGGTGGTCTCCTTCACCTTCGGCCTGCCTGACGCCGCCGCGCTCGCCGGGCTCCGGCGGGCGGGCAGCCTGCTCGTGCAGACCGTCACCAGCGCCGAGGAGGGGCTGCACGCGGTCGAGGCCGGGGTGGACGCGATCATCGTGCAGGCCGCCGCCGCGGGCGGGCACTCGGCCACCTTCACCCCCGGGCGGCCGCTCCCGGTGAAGCCGTTGCCCGAGCTGCTCACCGAGGTCAACCACGCCGTCGGGCTGCCCAAGATCGCCGCCGGTGGCGTGGTGCGGCCGGAGCAGGTGCGCGAGCTCCTCACCTGCTGCGCGCGGGCGGTGCTGGTCGGCACCGCGCTGCTGCTCACCCCGGAGGCGGGCACCTCGGCCGCGCACCGCGCCGCACTGTCCGAAGTGGACCGTGGTGACACCGTGCTCACCCGCGCGTTCACCGGGCGGCCCGCGCGGGCGCTGCGCAACGGCTTCCTGGACGCCCACGACGCCGCCGCCCCCCTGGGTTACCCGGCGCTGCACCACCTGACCAGGCCCATCCGGCGGGCGGGCGAGGTGGAGCACGTGAACCTGTGGGCGGGCACCGGGTACCGGGAGGTCCAGGCGAAACCGGCCGCGGAGGTCCTCGCCGGGCTCGCCGCCCACCTCTAG
- a CDS encoding Uma2 family endonuclease: MTTLPDWTRPPRAEGWYAEDLDGPPGALRHTELVDGVLVFRVSPQRRWHGRMVTALTNALVDSAPEGVEVDREFTIRLDQRNRPEPDIVVNTKPVADDQTWVEPSDVLLVVEVVSPESEHRDTTVKPRKYAEAGIPHYWIVEYGASGPVVHVYELDRVTSTYAPAGIFRERLERPVPFPVDLQLSNLLRRS; encoded by the coding sequence GTGACCACGTTGCCCGACTGGACGCGCCCCCCGCGTGCCGAGGGCTGGTACGCGGAAGACCTCGATGGTCCCCCTGGGGCACTGAGGCACACCGAACTGGTCGATGGGGTGCTCGTGTTCAGGGTGTCTCCGCAGCGGCGTTGGCACGGCCGCATGGTCACGGCGCTGACCAACGCCCTCGTCGACAGCGCACCTGAAGGCGTCGAGGTGGACCGGGAGTTCACCATCCGCCTCGACCAGCGGAACCGTCCCGAACCCGACATCGTGGTCAACACGAAGCCGGTGGCCGACGACCAGACCTGGGTCGAGCCGTCGGACGTGCTGCTCGTGGTCGAGGTCGTCTCGCCGGAGTCGGAGCACCGGGACACGACCGTCAAACCGCGCAAGTACGCCGAGGCGGGTATCCCGCACTACTGGATCGTGGAGTACGGCGCGAGCGGGCCGGTCGTGCACGTCTACGAGCTGGACAGGGTCACCAGCACCTATGCCCCGGCGGGAATCTTCCGGGAGCGGCTGGAGCGGCCGGTGCCGTTCCCGGTCGACCTGCAGCTGTCGAACCTCCTCCGGCGGAGCTGA
- a CDS encoding GlcG/HbpS family heme-binding protein, producing MDLSNTELDLLLDTARKAAADLGIAVSVSVVDRGGHLLGFLRDADALLISGETSTRKAYTAVQLDAPTAELADAVKPTGPFHSLPTALNQPLLFIAGGVPLRRDGRLVGAIGVGGGAPDQDDQVARHAAAVL from the coding sequence ATGGACCTGAGCAACACCGAGCTCGACCTGCTCCTGGACACCGCCCGCAAGGCCGCCGCCGACCTGGGCATCGCGGTCAGCGTGAGCGTGGTGGACCGGGGCGGCCACCTGCTGGGCTTCCTCCGGGACGCCGACGCCCTGCTCATCTCGGGCGAGACCAGCACCCGCAAGGCCTACACCGCGGTCCAGCTCGACGCCCCGACCGCCGAGCTCGCCGACGCGGTCAAACCGACGGGCCCCTTCCACAGCCTGCCGACGGCCCTCAACCAGCCGCTGCTGTTCATCGCGGGCGGTGTCCCCCTGCGCCGCGACGGCCGTCTGGTGGGCGCGATCGGCGTGGGCGGCGGCGCCCCGGACCAGGACGACCAGGTCGCCCGCCACGCGGCCGCCGTGCTGTGA